In the genome of Falco naumanni isolate bFalNau1 chromosome 5, bFalNau1.pat, whole genome shotgun sequence, the window AttgaataaattttttaaattttgtttatgTCATTCTATCCAGAGACTattataataaaacattttaggaGCATGTATTTCCAGATAAAAATATGACCAAGTAAATACGAGCAGATGTCTTGTGCCTTTTAACTCTGATTTTGTAGAAAACCTTTGATTTCAGTCAGGAAAACATTAGCATTAGTTCAGCCTAGTtgaatgaaaatgcttttaaaaggtgTGTTTAATTGATTATAGATCACTCCTGAACAGGCAAACAAATGTTTAGAAGCCTTGTCAGCTACTAGGGTGTATTCACAGCTGAGTCCCATGAGGAACATGAATACCTTAGGGTAAGAGAGGGAAGGATTTTTCCCGAGTTTTGTGTCCTGAAGGTGATTTTTAAAGCTTACCCAGTGCGTTTAGACTCACCCCAGTGCAAGACACGTTGTGCGAGATGCCCAGGCAGGAGAATAGGCAGTAAGGGCACTGTaacacatatattttttgtaGGAATGCACCCatcttgttttttcccttctgttcttCATTATTTGGGATGGGTTGGGAATAATCCTTTCAGAAGCATAAGGTggttggtttgcttttccttctgctttttctcttacGTGTGCAAGTACCTTGGGACCTCTGTCATAGGTGGCTTTATCTATAGAAGATTAATGAGCTTTATAGGATTGTATGGACCCTGTAGGATTGCATCCagctacagaaacagaaacagagacaaGGATTTACTTTTGTAACACAGTttatacaatatttttctttcagtggggCACAAAAAGgagcaatgcagaaaaatggaTTTCACTAGAGTTTCAAACAGTTTGTCCCTTATTCTGCAGGTGAGCCCTGACAGTGAAAAGAGAGCTAGGACACCCCCCTTACTTAGTCCTACATAAGTGAATTAGAGGAGTCTCCAGCTTGCTCCTGCTTGTTCCCAGCAAAGAGTTTAGAGCAGGGCTACCATCCATGCTGCCTGTATCTCTTGCTCATATTCTTGAGGGTCAGGGAGGATCGAAGAATACCCAGCAGAAGTCAGTATCATCTTGATACATACTATTTTGTGGCAATTTTTATCTTCTGAGTTGGCTGAGATCTGTATTCTCCCCTGTGAAAGTGAGCCCCTGCCTGTTTGCTTCCCTGGTCCTTCCCTGGTCACTGGCACAGCACAATAAGTGGCTCCTTAATACTcccccagggacatggtggcaGTTACTGGCATTGCTCCATCATGTGTGCCCTGGACCACGCAGCTCTTTGGTAGGGTGATGCtgacaaaagcttttaattttgtgtctTTCTATGTGAGTATACTGCATAGTTCAGTCACACTGAGAATATAAATGTCATTATTGTTCAGTTGAATGTGTTTTATGGTCTGATTACCTGACCAGAATGAAATTTCTCCCTAGCTTTCTTTAAGTCAGACTCTCACGTTGGCTTTAAAGCATTTCCTTACTGTTGccttagtggtttttttttacacactgaaacacaggcaGAGAAACCCTAGACTTTGCTTGAGGATCTCTGCAATCTGCATTAATGCTGCTTGCGAAAGGCATTGCATATGAGTCGGGGAAGGGTTATCTGTGAAGCTTTTTAATCATGTTCATCTTGAGCTCACTGGAGGCTTTCAACCCAATCTTTAattgaaatttttaattttatatattattattcttACCAGCTCTGGGTACTTGTGAGCACAGGCTGCATTCATAGGTGTTACAAAGGCAACACTTTCAGAGGAAACAATTccaattttttccaaaatgaagaaGTGACTTTGataatgtttttcagaatttcttctcaGTTGAATGCTTCTTTCCTCAGTAACAGCAACAGATCTTTCTAATGATACTTGCTTAATATGTAATAGCAACATCAACATCTATATAGTAGATATTAAACACTGAGAATAAAATTAcctgaacagaaaaacaactgttttgctatttaaaatctCTAGAAAATGTAGAGAAGTTGCTGCTGTAAGTCATTGTTGTCTCTCCTGGAAAAGCTCACATATTAGAAGTCCTGACAGATAAAACCTGAGAATCTGTGCTTCCCAGTGGTGTAAAGTTGTATTTTCTAGCCCAGGACTGCAGTGAGTTTTCAcgtttatttttctgtctggcaAAGTGTATTTTGATTTCATATTGAATTTTACCCAGCCCAAACACAAGACAAATGAGCTTGCTGAAAAGCAATACTGAGgtggagaaaggagggagaagcagtGTATCTGTACCTTTAAAGATAGATTGAAAGATAAAAATGGCAAGTGTTTGTTTTTGGAAATAGCTTACTGTTTACAGTCTTGGGTGGTTGGGAGCAATAAACTCATTTAGCCTAGAGATTCACGCTAATGCCTGCTGCTCTATCTTTTTTCATGCTGAGAGCACCTTTGTCATTAAATGGCATTGACATAGTTTCTGTATCAGTCTGAGATGTAAGTGTGTATTATAGTAGGTAACTGCTGAGGGGTGCCTATCCATGGATTAAAAAGCTCTCTCTCTTAAGGAAGCCAATGCATTGTTAATAACCCTGTCATGTTTTCAGTGGACAATTCAtgcataaaaagaaagatgaatatttttattttaaaataagggaAATTATCAAGGGGAAAAGGCAGCACTTGCAATAAGGTGAGTACATTAACTCCCCTGCACAGAATATAGCCGTGCAATAATGCTTCAGACCTTGTGAATTTGCTGGTGTATCCAAACACATGTAAAGTGTTTCAGATTATCAGGACCTGGTTCTTCATCACAGTTGCAGACAATTAAAACCCACATAGTTctaaatattatatatacatatatatttactCAGTACAATTGAAACATACAACAAAAGAGATATAGTGCCCATGTAAAATGGAATGATTTTCACATAGAGATATGTGAGGACCAAATTATATTAAAAGTatggaaattaaagaaataaaatactgtacaGAGGATATTGAAAGTAACTTATTACTagtaacttctgaaaataaagttgACATACTCACTGATACATGGGCTTTTATAATTAACAAGGTAGTGTGTGGCACTTGGCCAGAAAGCAGGTCATCAGGTGGTTGATTATGGAACATGATTATTTTGCCCATACAATGTGTTGAAAGAACACGTATTTAATAACTTTTGAAGGTGGATGTTCTGATGACTATATGTTGTGctgttttgattaaaatgtACCTTAGACGGTCTTGAAACTGTGATGCTAAGACCCTAAATGAACAGGAGAAGAAGCAGTCCTGGTTAGCAGCATCTCTTAttcttcctgcagctcagccacctcTGTATTTCAGAACTTTTCCTGTGCACATTTCTTCCTGTTGATGAGTTCAGAGTTCATGGCAGAACCACATGCTTCTCTGAAGCAGGACACTTAAGAGAAACAACTGTAATTGCCATGGATTTGAGGGACACCACCAGTGTGCCCTGCCTATTGGTTTGGAaccctgctgcctggggaagacTTAACAAAGCTCGGATCCATGCTTGTTTGCTTCTTGAGCAGATTCACTGTGGCTCTGATTATCCTCAGGGACTTTATCTTActatttattgtttgttttgtttgttttcgGAAATGTGCTGCACTTACCCAGGTTAATGAGGTTCTGCTGGCAGTGTCAGTGGAACTCTAGTGCAAGCAGCATTAAAGTGAAGTACTTGCAGAAAGCCTCTCTGCAAATGCTCAAGAAGTTCAGCTGTAAGCATCATGATTATTATTAATTGCACAGTACAGTCACAGCAGCACTTACAAACATATGAAAGAATGATTAACAGAAACTATAAAAAGGCTTCTCAACACTGTGTGCTCTTaatcttactgtatttttctgggCAAGACTTAAAGCAGCTACCTAGAACTTTTCTTCATAGTTCATTCCATGTTGCATGTATATACAGGTAACAAGTGCTATTTTGCAATAATTTAAGGTATATTTATGAcaagaacatttaaaatgccAAATCTGTAAGCTGGGAGTTGCtagtgaggttttttttgcatttttattctgcattgcTGTGTATTCTTGCTTATTGAAGAGATTGCTGTGCAATACAGGAGACCAAATTCTAAACGGGTCTAATGACACAAAGCCAAATGGGCAGTGGGAGATGCAGGTAGACTGATGTTCAAGTCATTGTTCTTGGGGACAGAGTGCTGTCCCTTACCCTTCCTGTCaaacaacagcagcactggcatTTGGGGTGacattttatacttttaatACTTTGATAGAATGTCTTATTTGCTACTGTAAAAATGATTGGATCAAGGCAACTGTTGATGCTGCAGATGATCTCTGTAACTTTATAAATGGCACTTAATGTGCTTATGTTCCCACAGGGTGGTTGACAATTAATTCTGTAAGTCAGTATCACCATCATCATAACATGATAAGGtatgaaagaaacagcaaacacaATCATAGCAGCTGATATCAGTAACAGAGGTCTAACAAGTCTGTTCCTTCTTTGTTGACGTTTACTGAGTTGTATTAATGCTTTGAGAGTCAACATATAGCATGTAAAGATGACTGTGACTGGAATTAGGAATCTCAGTACCATCTTGGAGAGTGTGAATGGCACTGCAAATTGTAAAGGTCCTTCAGTGCCGTCCAGGGAATCTATAAAGTCATGTTGTCTTCCAGTTGCCACTGTGTAGTAGATCTCCGGCATCGATGCAATCACTATGAAGATCCATACACCAATGGTACAAAACACGGCCTTTCCTTTATCCCACCATGTTAATGAAGTGATAGGATGGACAGCACCTACATATCTGTCAAAACTGATGAGTGTCAGGAAATAGACACTTCCATAGAtattaatactgaaaaatagtCTTATGATCTGATAAAATGCTTGACTGGAATAGGCAGCTAACTTCTGGAGACTGTAATATACTGAAAAAGGTGCCATGAGAGTCCAAGTAAAGTCACACAGTGAcaaattaaagagaaatatgGTATTGGTAGTCCATGTCTTCATGCAGTACACATAATGTCGTAGTGCAAGTATATTGCCTAGAAATCCTACTAATAAAgtgaaaaggcaaagcagaatCAGCAAATAACAGTACCACTCCAGCTTAGGATTTCTGTTGCAAATGAGAATAATGCATGTACCATTCATCATCTTTCCATGGAGCATGcctgaagggaaaagagaaatgaacaggttttaaaataaaaattgaattaGATGCattcaatttaaaattaaaaacttttacTTTAAATCCAGTATGTTTGAACTGGCAAAAGAATTCAGAATATGGTATATACAAGctcttttctgtctgtaaaaaatgtaaattccAAGTAGGTTAACACTTAAAGCTTACTCTagagcaccagcacaggcagatCTTCATGAACTTTTATCCAAACTTTTATATTCCTTCCTCTCTAATGTTTAGTGTAATGTATGATAGATGAgagaaaaaaccacacacccTCAATCACAGCAGCATCCCCTTGCCCACTAATGTATCTATctttggaagaagcagaggagaggacaggagGACAGGAATTGCCCATGCTCATTCCATCCTTGTTTTGATCGCCAGCAGTATCCATACTGTGCCTAGAGACACGTGTAATGGGGGCAGCTGTGCAGTGGGGCTGTCACTGAGATCCAGAAGACAGCATCAGAACAAATCAGGATGAAATCCTGCTTTTGGTGAAGGCCACCGCAACTTTTCCATCTAAAGTGCTGGACAAACTATTTCCctccccgccgcctccccccccccccccccccccccccccccccttgttcTTTGGCTTTTGTCTGTAAATTAGTGTCCCAGGCCAAAAGCATTGTGCTTGTGGTAGGGTTAGAAAAGGTTCATTTTGTCTCACTCTTTATGGCCAGGTTTGTATCAATGCCCATTATGGAATATCTGGCATATAGATCTGCAGCgtgtttttcaaagcaaggtTTTTGTGCTTGTAAAGTCTTACATTTAATCTCAATGATTTTGTACtcctaataaaaacaaaataaagactgaaatattCTGCCAGAATGAGCTGTCCCAACTGCAGTTTTTTATGTTTCTAGAACCTCTCTCCAAACGATACAGCAGATGCCAAACCGTTAGGTCTGTCCAAGTAGGAACTTCATGAGGGTCATCCAAATCACCATTTATAGATCAGGGTCCACTACAGTGCTTCATGGGTTAAAGCTTTACTCACTACTTATACTTAGAATGGAAAAAAGgactttttcaaaatgttactgACTCCTTGAAAAATTTTCAAACAGCTTTGACCATTAAGTTGATAGTAGtggttttcttgaaaataatgttttgctttcatgtcACCCTTAATGCAATATGACTTTTCCAAAGGTATGTTCACAGATATATGTCAAATTATAACAAACACAAGCTACAGTGAAGACCGGCTAAATAGAGACTGCATTATTGTGCTTTGCAAATGTATAGTTCACCCTATAGTGAAATGACAAAAAGCTAGTTCAGAATGTACTCAATGAAATTAGGAAATGTGGTCGTATCTCTAGAAGCTCAGCAACAAAAGCAGTCACATGACTTTCCAGAAAGTGAATATGGATAGAAAGCCATCTGTTGTACTCACAGGTGGGGAATGTTTGCTCTCTAAGTGTATTTTGTTAAGTATTGCAGCAATGTACTTTAACCTGGGGTACCTGTACTCATTCTCTTTCGCTACTCTTCTCCATAGCCTTTGTGAATATAAAAAATGACACAGACTTTGTgcaatttttctcttcagctgaaTTTTATAAGATATCCCTgtaaattctttaaaatgtagcCACCCTAATAAGTACAATACTGTTAAGTAGGATTTTCTTATAACGTGTTCAATTAAAAGGGCTTTGAATATATATAGGAAAGTTATCTTTTCCTACAGTCCTCTTGGCTAGAGGTCATGTGCTTTGAATGAAGTTGTATTTCCtacctctctgctttccttttcaatAATTACAAATGAAAGCACTGAACACTTGAATCCAAGTCGTGCAGGCAGTATACGTAAGCCCTAAATGGACTATGAAGAGCATGTCCATAGCTGCATGAAAGAATTGTAATGCCAGGTTCCGGATCTCCTCAGGCTCCTGGAAGAGGACTATAGGGAGGTCTGAATGGAGGTGGGCagacagctgtgctgcctgctccaaTGTGCTGTAAGTTGGCTGGATAAAGCCTGGATGTGTAGCCTTGTAACTGCGTCAGGGCAATTACAGACCTGAGCTAATAAATCCCCTACTCCCTTCATCACCTTCAGATTGCTGGACTGCATGCAGGGTTGAACTGTATGAGTTTAGTTATGTAGCTGGAGGGGCTAGAACTGCACAGCTGGGTAAAGTGCATTTGGAGCTTAGAGAGTCATTAGAAGATGTGTATTTGTGTGGGCATTTCCTATGTGTCTACCTTGGGATTCATATttgaattttctgaaatattcttaACATCTCCTGTTAATTCTTTGTATCAGTACAGCTTAGAGGCTGTAACCAAGACTAGATTCTTGAAACAGTGTGCTTTGCAATTGATGTGACTTCCAGGGTGGGCACAGGGGAACTGGTGCAGAGATAAAAGGAAACTTTCCCGAGGTAACATAATAAGCAAGAGAAGAACACAAGGAGTTTGGCCCTCAGGCCAGTGCTGTAACATTAATTTCTGGTCTTCCATCAGAAGAATTTGAAACCTTGTACAATCAGGACCCAGTTTCACTGCATGTGGGAATACAGGCAGCACGCCCTGCTATGTCCTCAGGCCATTGGAGCCACCCTGGTGTCCAGCAGATCCACATATGTGCTGTaatgattttcagaagtgacttttttttttatatcagacAACAGCAAGTTTTCCGTCTACTATCTTAGCACCAACAGAATAACTGCAGCTACAGGATATGACTAGATCATCTTCACAGTTCAAGTTCAAAATTTTGCATCTGTCATTTAAGAAACCTTACTCTTTCTTAACATTGCTGTATTCGGTACTAGGTCCACGCAGTCTAAACAAAGCCAGCCAACACACATACGCACATCTCGGCAGTGGCAGAATGAGCAACAGCGCCGTGACATTATGCTGTGACAGATGAGGAGTTGCATATGTTGTTAGTGCTCACTAAGAACAGACTTGCCAGACTTTGATGAAAGTAGGATTGGGTTTTCAAGgctaaaaattacttcagattCATTGAGATTAGATTTTCAGCTGAACAGTTTCAGACATTGATGGAGATGGCCATGAACATTAAATGGATAGAAAGAGCAATCACATGATGGAGCATCCAGAATTAAAGGACTACCTCTGATTTGTTGAAGGGCTTGATATTAAAGTGTTACACATATGCCTAGGAAAGGGTTGAAGTTTATGGGTACAACCACTCATAATTAAGACACGAAAGAATGCTAAATTCATGGgtaagaattttattttttgcttgtttctgcttctgcagtctAATGAATCCAACCCATCTTATGCACTGTGAATCTAAAGATGCTAGAAAAGTTctagtttttaaaagaagtgacCTGTTTGATTGACTTTTTGTGTCTCCCTTTTGGGCTGTCTCTTCTTTTGGACCTCAAAGAAATATGGCTTAGAGCTGTAACTCTCTGGCAATGAGTATCTACAAGCTCCTTTGTCATTAACCCCGGCAGCATCTGCACGCTGTTACAGAAAGTCAGCTGCGTTCCAGCTGATGAGCTGATTTACTGCCTGGTTTGTTGCAGGGGAACAAAAAGTTTCTACTACGCTGTGTTCCCCTTGTACCTGGGACGTGGCCTCCAAAGCCTTGGAGCAGAGAGAAGACcttgtttcagtaaaaaaaattactttttgaggAAACTTCTTTTGGAGCTAAGAAACGCTGTGTCACTGTAGTTATTCATGTGGCATTTAACTTGTTCCattaggtttttatttaaaaaatacctaaTTGTATGTATAAATCTATCCTAGGAACCATATTCTTCCCTGTCATACCTGTGGGgtcttttgacatttttaacaAAGTTTTAATAAGTGATTGATTTGGCCTCAAAAAAAGATTAGAGTTAACAGCttattttatgtcattttatCCATCTCTACTCTCTTTGCCCCTTGCTCCTTTTTGCTTCCTGTTCTTTATAGTAGAAGCCCTAATTTTACACGAACCGTTTTATTTGTTGGGATTACTCTGAGAATTTAATTTGCCTGTTTGCAACTGTATTTTAATCTGGTACAAATCTGTTCCAGTTACCAGATAGGTTTTCCAAATTTCTGACTGTTCACACACTGATATATTTTTGTTCCATGTGCTTTCAAAGTGTCTGCTTTCAGCTCACTTTATCAAATTAATAAAGTGTAAAAAAGGAAGTCCTAggttttgttataaaaatacCAAGCATTATTTGCAATTTTTACTTTAACATCTTACTTGTTAGGTAATCATATTATGCATTCCCTTTTTACGTTCAGCTGAATTGATAAGAAGGGATATATAATGCAATATGAGTATTAAGTGGagcattaaatatattttaattcaagTGCATTTAGCATATTATACATACTAGTACAATGGGAACAATAAGTAATatacagcagcattttgtaTGCTGTTAGGTAAGTAGATTGTGCTAACATccaattcctttctttttaatgactCAATCGATATTGTGATTAAGctaccttttctttcattataaaataatgTTCATGTACTTACTTGAGAATTAATAAAGTCCTATATGGCAAAGATAAGCTACAGTAGAAGGACAGTTAAGGTGTAAGAATTTGCCTACCAAAGACAATATTTATGaagaagtactttaaaaaatattaaatctatAAAGTATGTGTATGCATTAATCAGTGTGTAATAGCTAAATAGgtaaaaatatattgcttaGGAGAATACAGGTGTAATGAATACTTAATAAATCTTTCTCTTACCTGTTTTAGAAAGGTTGGAATTATCTATTTTACAGAAGTCTAGGTGCCAGTCTGtgcttttcctctccattaATCTGAACCTTCAAAAATCACGAGTGTATTTTGTGAGTACTGTATTTAATCCAAGGTGTTGGTAATATTCTATATGCAATGGCAGCTCTTCAGAGAGCAGATACCAACTGCAAGGGAGATACCTTTTATCATTAAGCCCCTCCTCTCAGTAAGTCAGGATAAATTGCTATTGCCATAGCagcctctgcttgctttttaggGAAGGACAGACTTACTGCATATCCCCGGTCTAGCTAGGCCTGGGGCTGTCATTGTTTCcaacagtgaaaaagaagaaacgTACAAATGCTTGAGGCATGTACATGTGTGTTTgcactttccctttcttcccccttcttcACTGCCAGAATCCTTGTTATTGCTGCCTTACTACTGAAATGGTCCATGGACCTGTGTTGCTCTTTCCCCATCGCAGAGCTTGGTCCAGCCCACCTACCTACCTATCAGTTTTCCTGCCTCACAGTTCCCACCTCATTCCAAAAGCTTAGCCCTGTCAGAGAACTCCCATTCTCCAACTCTGCTTAATCTGGAGCTCAAATCCTACCTACCACATCAGCCCTTAGCCCAGGTCTGCTCCAGGTCCTCCGGTCTTCCTTCCCCAGACATGCGTCTCCAGTCTTCAGCAGCACACACATCCTGGGATATTCCCGTTTAATTCCCTGAATGAACAGCTTATGTTTTTTACTAATTTCCCCTGCATAAGCTTCCCCGTGTGTCCAGCTGCAACTGGATTTTACAGTTCAACAACAGCTCCCAGAGATTGCCTCCATCCCAGACCATTCCGTCTGCTATACCACCTCTCTTGATACTTCCTGTCCAGCTCctcatcttccttctcttttccctaCTTTGACATCTTCTGGCACCTGACTGCACTGTCTCATCATTAGATGCTGTCCTTCACCTTACTGCTTGAATTATCAATTGTCTTCTCCTCTTGCCTTCTGCTGGGGCACTCTCTGCCTTGGAAAAGCAAATTCCCATCTCTTGCACTGGTGAGGTTTTCAATAATCCAACAGTTGAAgaacccattaaaaaaatccaccttgttttagaaaagaaaaattatatctGGGAAAAATATAGACCATCTTAAACCCATCATAAAACAGCAATACTCTGTTATTAGGGCATGCAAGTGTGACACTTGCTGTATCTACTGAAATCAGTCAAGGTAAAAGGAAAGTCGCTAGAGCACAAGAGTTGTGAACACTGAAGGAGGTCAGGATGTCAAAACGAGTATGAACTACTGGATTGAGGTGCATGACACTCACCCAGATGAGGAAGATCTAGTATGGCTGAGCTTTAAGAAAGTGGTTGTTAGAAATTCTGGTAAGAACGGCTCAAGACTTGTAAagattcaggagaaaaaaacctccagatGGTAAATAAACTGTGTGCCTCAAAAGTTTAGAGATGAAAGACAAAAGGGTGATAGGGTATTCTTGCAGAAGCAAGTATAGATACTATTACTAGATACTATTACGATGCTAAAAACTGATAGGTTGTTTATTTTAGGAAAGGAGAGGGCTGGACATGACAGAGATTCGGCAGAGGAAAAGAGGGATGAGAGTTGATGTGAAGATCTGGAAATTGGATAGAATGAAATTGTATGAGCAGGTGAAAAGGGTAAAGGGCTACAGCAAAACAGAGGTGAGAAACTCTTGTGCTTGTGGTAATGGAGAAGGACAAAGAGAAGGTAAgaggagaagacagagaagCTAGtccaaggaaaaatacattcctGAAGGAAACATGACAAAAGTTTCACCTGTCACCAATGGTAAGAGTAAGCAGAACTTTTCAGGTGACAAGACATGCAACTGTTCTTTGGAAAAGGTATTCTCTGCAGAATAAAGTATAACACATCACATGATTGAAGTGCTTAGGTCTAAGAAAAACACACTGTATAAGATTCTACGCAGACTTATAATTTGATTTCCTAATGAAATTAGGGAAGTAAATAATGTATGTCAGGGGACATACTTTTACTTCAAATACTTAACACGAGAAAAGCTTTCTGAgacatgaaatggaaaatgatgTATGACTCAGTAACCTTTTTTAAGCATTTGATATGAGTTATAATCTTTCTCAGCATCgtttaaaaatactattattaGTAAGTTATTgttacattcttttcttctttcctttggaCTTCATATTCAGTGTgtaatgtttgaaaataaaatacagaaatgtgtgCATAAAGAACTGAGAGTTTTCGTTATGTAGAAATAGTGAAAAAATACTAAGACTGCAGGAGCTTATCTTGTAATACTGCAATGAGGCATTATAATTCAACATTTGAtgaatattaaattaataaactgCTTGGTAGCTGATCAGTCTTTCTGATTACCTTAATAGTAAAAATTACCACTGTAGCAACTATATTGCCcttaaatgtattaaatattaTCTGTTGGTACAAAGCCCTTTTGAAATCAAGTCTGGGTTGTTAGGTGTTGTTCTTGCTGGGAGTCGAGCACTGAAAGAATATTTCTACACCTTTCCACCATCATTCACCCACTCCTATTTAGATTATTAATCCTGCAAGTAGATGGCCTTTGAAAAAGCAAGAACTGTTAAAACCAAGTATAAACTACAAAAAGTAGGATGGGGAAGAATGTTGTTTTGCAGTAAGACTTTTGAGGGTGGGACAGTAATATCAATCTTGTTCTGCTAAACTTGTAGTATTACAGTTGTGAAAGGGCAGGAACATTACCATGAGAAACAATCATAGCTCAAATACTCTAGGGAATTAGGGAATGGTTAGTTTCTGTGGTGCGATGACAGTATCTGATGTATATATCTGACTAAGAAATGAATAGTAATTATGTCGTAAGTATGGCTGTAAGTTCTGTTCTCTTTCGTTatatgtttttttgtttcttggtgtggtttttttttgtgtgtttttttttttaattgttttttttttagctaccACCACTTACAGGCTTAATCAGTTTGTGCCCTTGTTGTGGTATAATCTAGAAAAAGTCTACATTGTAAGAAAGAATAATATTATTCTTCACCTTTGTGGATCAAGGACTTGAGCGTAAAGTGTAAATGATTTGTCTGTAATGTCACTGGAGGTCTCTGATAAAATTTGAAACTCAGTCTAAGTCTCCTGGCATTTGCCTGGTGCATATCACACCGTTGGATGGGGTCATCCCAGCTGAGCAGTTCAGTAGGATCGGAATCTTAAGACTTTGAATTTCAGTTTCCTATGTTAACATGTAATGACTGGCAGACAAGAACATGTGTCAGCCTTGTACTACATAACAAAATGGAGGAGCAATGAGATTGCACAGTATTGTTATCTCAGTCTTATGGAGGGGAGGGTTGATTATTTACTTATTActaataatgtatttttgtgtaCTTTTGGGCTTAAGAGTAGTCTTTGACTTGAGGGATGACTTTTCCTCTGATACATGGTGTTTCCGTCTAGTCCAGGCAATTTCATCCTCAACTGGTCCTGCAGCTACCttctcagaaaagcaaataatctctttttctcatGAGGCCAAATGACCCAAATCCCCAATTCCATTCCGTGTCTGTGTTTTTCACAAGCTAGACAAACAAATGATATTTGACCTCATGCTGTCTGTAGTCAGTGGAAAGAGACAGGCAACCGTTAATGACTCTTTTTACTGATCGAGAAATATCTGGCATCAAATAATGGATAACACACAGCCTGAGCTACT includes:
- the LOC121089509 gene encoding P2Y purinoceptor 1-like, with protein sequence MERKSTDWHLDFCKIDNSNLSKTGMLHGKMMNGTCIILICNRNPKLEWYCYLLILLCLFTLLVGFLGNILALRHYVYCMKTWTTNTIFLFNLSLCDFTWTLMAPFSVYYSLQKLAAYSSQAFYQIIRLFFSINIYGSVYFLTLISFDRYVGAVHPITSLTWWDKGKAVFCTIGVWIFIVIASMPEIYYTVATGRQHDFIDSLDGTEGPLQFAVPFTLSKMVLRFLIPVTVIFTCYMLTLKALIQLSKRQQRRNRLVRPLLLISAAMIVFAVSFIPYHVMMMVILTYRINCQPPCGNISTLSAIYKVTEIICSINSCLDPIIFTVANKTFYQSIKSIKCHPKCQCCCCLTGRVRDSTLSPRTMT